A single Anopheles arabiensis isolate DONGOLA chromosome 2, AaraD3, whole genome shotgun sequence DNA region contains:
- the LOC120895824 gene encoding sodium-coupled monocarboxylate transporter 1 isoform X3, which yields MARSFMDLIWDYAVFVVFIIFSTLYPLWGRFFGKKEKTKADYVFGLGTISMGAMMLSIARGTLGVRSVLGYPSELFYRGSAMWETLYGMVTAYPLVCFIFIPVYFNLGVTSVYQYLDLRFNSRLVRCLASGTYIVRSLLNLGVTVYTPTVAMNTVIGIPYWASLIGISAISIGFNLLGGLKAAITADVIQSVTMILISVGIIIQSMVTVGGFGEIFTIPANDGRLSFFNFTGDATVRVDTTSAWLGQLFMSLSIFGCQQNFVQRYLSMGTFKEVRRTLMSNIPVVIALFCLAWIVGMGVYAVYAVCDPMKAGYTNKMDEILPFFVEDKFAYLPGVLGIFMASLFNGALSLNVSNLNSLATVTWEDFLSHLPRYKGISDKQQLNVIKFIGSIYGVIVMGVGFSVGLLSGVIESSMLMTSATSGPLLGVFLLAMLVPIANWKGAACGMIVSHILTLWITFGSLTVSKEVVLLPTTIEGCTNDTFSSGITKPTKSWLLANTPLEVESEFPYFDTTTHAPLERTIGFPENIYSVSYMYYSLIGTFLTVAVGALVSVLTSHADDAYDRKLLHPFAYYCSKLFPGKERRYISNPDIRPKDVESADSGTKKSPLDELERDNHGFDTVSEQSGVTVVSVDPLPPKLDRPEVYRKTADPEADR from the exons ATGGCACGCAGCTTTATGGACCTGATCTGGGACTACGCGGTGTTCGTGGTGTTTATCATCTTCTCCACTCTGTACCCGCTGTGGGGCCGGTTTTTCGGCAAAAAGGAGAAAACCAAGGCGGACTATGTGTTCGGACTCGGGACGATATCGATGGGTGCGATGATGCTGTCGATCGCCCGCGGCACGCTGGGTGTACGGTCGGTGCTGGGCTACCCGAGCGAGCTGTTCTACCGCGGGTCGGCCATGTGGGAAACGCTGTACGGCATGGTGACCGCCTACCCGCTGGTGTGCTTCATCTTCATCCCGGTGTACTTCAATCTGGGCGTCACGTCCGTCTACCAGTATCTGGATCTGCGCTTCAACAGCCGGCTGGTGCGCTGTCTCGCGTCCGGTACGTACATCGTGCGCTCGCTGCTGAACCTGGGCGTCACGGTGTACACGCCGACGGTGGCCATGAACACGGTGATTGGGATTCCCTACTGGGCGTCTCTGATTGGCATTTCGGCCATCAGCATTGGGTTCAATCTGCTCGGCGGGCTGAAGGCGGCCATCACGGCAGACGTCATCCAGAGCGTGACGATGATCCTGATCTCGGTGGGCATTATCATCCAGTCGATGGTGACGGTGGGCGGGTTCGGGGAGATTTTCACCATTCCAGCCAATGATG GTCGTTTGAGCTTTTTCAACTTTACCGGCGATGCGACGGTGCGCGTCGATACGACGTCCGCCTGGCTCGGGCAGCTGTTCATGTCGCTGAGCATCTTCGGCTGCCAGCAGAACTTTGTGCAGCGCTACCTGAGCATGGGCACGTTCAAGGAGGTGCGGCGCACGCTGATGAGCAACATCCCGGTGGTGATTGCGCTGTTCTGTCTCGCGTGGATCGTCGGCATGGGCGTGTACGCGGTGTACGCCGTGTGCGATCCGATGAAGGCCGGCTACACCAACAAGATGGACGAGATCCTGCCGTTCTTCGTGGAGGACAAGTTCGCCTACCTGCCCGGTGTGCTCGGTATCTTCATGGCTTCCCTGTTTAACGGGGCGCTCAGCCTGAACGTGTCCAACCTGAACTCGCTCGCCACGGTCACGTGGGAGGACTTCCTGTCGCATCTGCCCCGGTACAAGGGCATCAGCGACAAGCAGCAGCTGAACGTGATCAAGTTCATCGGCTCGATCTACGGCGTGATCGTGATGGGCGTCGGCTTCTCGGTCGGGCTGCTGTCGGGCGTCATCGAGAGCAGCATGCTGATGACGTCGGCCACCTCGGGCCCGCTGTTGGGAGTGTTTCTGCTCGCGATGCTGGTCCCGATCGCCAACTGGAAGGGAGCCGCCTGCGGCATGATCGTGTCGCACATCCTCACGCTGTGGATAACGTTCGGCAGCTTGACCGTGTCCAAGGAGGTGGTACTGCTACCGACCACTATTGAG GGTTGCACAAATGACACCTTCTCTTCGGGCATCACAAAACCCACCAAATCCTGGCTGCTGGCAAACACCCCGCTCGAGGTAGAGTCAGAGTTTCCATACTTTGACACCACGACGCACGCGCCGCTCGAGCGGACGATCGGTTTCCCGGAAAATATCTACTCCGTCTCGTACATGTACTACAGCCTGATCGGCACCTTCCTTACCGTGGCGGTCGGTGCGCTGGTGAGCGTGCTGACGTCACACGCGGACGATGCGTACGACCGCAAGCTGCTGCACCCGTTCGCGTATTACTGCAGCAAGCTGTTCCCGGGCAAGGAGCGCCGGTACATCTCCAATCCCGACATTCGCCCGAAGGATGTGGAGTCGGCCGACAGTGGCACCAAGAAGTCGCCCCTCGACGAGCTGGAGCGTGACAACCACGGGTTCGACACGGTCTCGGAGCAGTCCGGTGTGACGGTGGTCAGTGTGGATCCGCTACCGCCCAAGCTGGACCGGCCCGAGGTGTACCGGAAGACGGCAGACCCCGAAGCTGATCGCTGA
- the LOC120896255 gene encoding sodium-coupled monocarboxylate transporter 1-like isoform X1 → MWGQNSSFIRFCNLYFRDQLQPDEQLQQQQQQSTSDTSTNDIWNYVVFVIFVVVSALIPIRKRLCRRSSNSKSKQDYVFGAGHISTLAMMLSIARGTLGVISVLGYPSEFFYRGSAMWESLYGVITAYPIVCFVFIPVYFDLGITSVYQYLELRFNSRLVRCLASGTYIIRTLLSLGVTIYTPTVALNTIIGVPYWVSLVSITVITIFFNALGGLKAAVAADVIQSLSMTAMLVGIIIYCSITVGGVDKILTISSDNDRFAFFNFATDLHLRVTTTSAWLGELFNSLSLLGCQQNFVQRYLSMPTFGQIRRTLMLNIPVVILLFSLPWFVGMAIYAIYWHCDPLKASVIAKMDEILPYFMVDRFDSVPGVWGIFVGTLFNGALTLNISNINSLATVTWEDFLSLVPALRKKSDTHQLNVIKLVGTVYAVVIMGVGFIVGLLSGVIESSMLIISATSGPLLGVFVLAMFIPFANWKGAALGMLASHLSILWIVVGRLIESNVSEPLLDTSIEGCYADLMEAQKNATLLVAVALEEGVNAVETSTLLNRIYSITYLYYGVFGTVLTVLAGVVVSLATWSSHDVYNMKMLHPAVRWLYSRCPFSGKHFGSFEVAGKGYGAGMKEAVPRC, encoded by the exons GACCAGCTGCAGCCAGAtgagcagcttcagcagcagcagcagcagtccacTAGCGACACCAGCACGAACGATATTTGGAACTATGTGGTGTTCGTAATCTTCGTTGTTGTTTCGGCATTGATACCGATCCGGAAGCGGTTGtgccgccgcagcagcaatagCAAGAGCAAGCAGGACTATGTGTTCGGGGCTGGGCATATCTCCACCCTGGCGATGATGCTATCGATCGCCCGGGGCACTCTCGGCGTCATCTCGGTGTTGGGCTATCCGAGCGAGTTCTTCTACCGTGGGTCGGCCATGTGGGAGTCGCTGTACGGTGTCATCACGGCCTATCCGATCGTTTGCTTCGTGTTCATCCCCGTGTACTTCGACTTGGGCATCACGTCGGTGTACCAATATCTGGAGCTTCG CTTCAACAGTCGTTTGGTGCGATGTCTGGCATCTGGGACCTACATCATACGCACCCTGTTGAGCCTAGGAGTTACGATCTACACACCGACGGTGGCGCTGAACACGATCATCGGTGTGCCGTACTGGGTGTCGCTGGTTTCTATTACGGTCATCACTATTTTCTTCAACGCACTGGGTGGCTTGAAGGCGGCCGTGGCGGCCGACGTGATACAGAGCCTCAGCATGACGGCGATGCTCGTAGGGATCATCATTTACTGCAGCATCACCGTCGGCGGGGTGGATAAGATATTGACCATCAGTTCGGACAATG ATCGCTTTGCCTTCTTTAACTTTGCCACCGATCTGCATCTGCGCGTGACGACCACGTCCGCCTGGCTGGGCGAGCTGTTCAATTCACTCAGCCTGCTCGGCTGCCAGCAGAACTTTGTGCAGCGGTACCTCAGCATGCCCACGTTCGGGCAGATCCGGCGCACGCTGATGCTTAACATTCCCGTCGTGATACTGCTGTTCTCGCTGCCCTGGTTCGTCGGGATGGCTATCTACGCCATCTACTGGCACTGCGATCCGCTGAAGGCGAGCGTGATCGCCAAGATGGACGAGATACTGCCCTACTTTATGGTGGACCGGTTCGACAGTGTGCCCGGCGTGTGGGGCATCTTCGTGGGGACGCTGTTCAACGGAGCGCTCACGCTCAACATCTCCAACATTAACTCGCTGGCGACGGTGACGTGGGAGGACTTCCTGTCGCTCGTACCGGCGCTGCGCAAAAAGAGCGACACGCATCAGCTGAACGTGATCAAGCTCGTCGGCACGGTCTATGCGGTGGTGATCATGGGCGTCGGCTTCATCGTTGGGCTGCTGTCGGGCGTGATCGAATCGTCGATGCTGATCATCTCGGCCACCTCCGGACCACTGCTGGGGGTGTTTGTGCTGGCCATGTTCATTCCGTTCGCCAACTGGAAGGGAGCGGCGTTGGGCATGCTCGCGTCCCACCTGTCGATCCTGTGGATTGTGGTGGGCCGGTTGATCGAGAGCAATGTCAGTGAACCACTGCTGGACACTTCGATCGAGGGATGCTACGCGGATCTGATGGAGGCTCAGAAGAATGCCacgctgctggtggcggtTGCGCTCGAGGAGGGTGTGAATGCGGTGGAGACGAGCACGCTGCTGAATCGCATCTACTCGATCACGTACCTGTACTACGGTGTGTTCGGGACGGTGCTTACCGTGCTGGCGGGGGTTGTGGTCAGCTTGGCGACGTGGAGCAGTCACGATGTGTACAACATGAAGATGCTCCATCCGGCCGTCCGGTGGTTGTACTCGCGCTGCCCGTTCAGCGGCAAACACTTTGGTTCGTTCGAGGTAGCGGGGAAGGGCTATGGGGCGGGGATGAAGGAGGCGGTACCAAGGTGTTGA
- the LOC120896255 gene encoding sodium-coupled monocarboxylate transporter 1-like isoform X2, which produces MDQLQPDEQLQQQQQQSTSDTSTNDIWNYVVFVIFVVVSALIPIRKRLCRRSSNSKSKQDYVFGAGHISTLAMMLSIARGTLGVISVLGYPSEFFYRGSAMWESLYGVITAYPIVCFVFIPVYFDLGITSVYQYLELRFNSRLVRCLASGTYIIRTLLSLGVTIYTPTVALNTIIGVPYWVSLVSITVITIFFNALGGLKAAVAADVIQSLSMTAMLVGIIIYCSITVGGVDKILTISSDNDRFAFFNFATDLHLRVTTTSAWLGELFNSLSLLGCQQNFVQRYLSMPTFGQIRRTLMLNIPVVILLFSLPWFVGMAIYAIYWHCDPLKASVIAKMDEILPYFMVDRFDSVPGVWGIFVGTLFNGALTLNISNINSLATVTWEDFLSLVPALRKKSDTHQLNVIKLVGTVYAVVIMGVGFIVGLLSGVIESSMLIISATSGPLLGVFVLAMFIPFANWKGAALGMLASHLSILWIVVGRLIESNVSEPLLDTSIEGCYADLMEAQKNATLLVAVALEEGVNAVETSTLLNRIYSITYLYYGVFGTVLTVLAGVVVSLATWSSHDVYNMKMLHPAVRWLYSRCPFSGKHFGSFEVAGKGYGAGMKEAVPRC; this is translated from the exons ATG GACCAGCTGCAGCCAGAtgagcagcttcagcagcagcagcagcagtccacTAGCGACACCAGCACGAACGATATTTGGAACTATGTGGTGTTCGTAATCTTCGTTGTTGTTTCGGCATTGATACCGATCCGGAAGCGGTTGtgccgccgcagcagcaatagCAAGAGCAAGCAGGACTATGTGTTCGGGGCTGGGCATATCTCCACCCTGGCGATGATGCTATCGATCGCCCGGGGCACTCTCGGCGTCATCTCGGTGTTGGGCTATCCGAGCGAGTTCTTCTACCGTGGGTCGGCCATGTGGGAGTCGCTGTACGGTGTCATCACGGCCTATCCGATCGTTTGCTTCGTGTTCATCCCCGTGTACTTCGACTTGGGCATCACGTCGGTGTACCAATATCTGGAGCTTCG CTTCAACAGTCGTTTGGTGCGATGTCTGGCATCTGGGACCTACATCATACGCACCCTGTTGAGCCTAGGAGTTACGATCTACACACCGACGGTGGCGCTGAACACGATCATCGGTGTGCCGTACTGGGTGTCGCTGGTTTCTATTACGGTCATCACTATTTTCTTCAACGCACTGGGTGGCTTGAAGGCGGCCGTGGCGGCCGACGTGATACAGAGCCTCAGCATGACGGCGATGCTCGTAGGGATCATCATTTACTGCAGCATCACCGTCGGCGGGGTGGATAAGATATTGACCATCAGTTCGGACAATG ATCGCTTTGCCTTCTTTAACTTTGCCACCGATCTGCATCTGCGCGTGACGACCACGTCCGCCTGGCTGGGCGAGCTGTTCAATTCACTCAGCCTGCTCGGCTGCCAGCAGAACTTTGTGCAGCGGTACCTCAGCATGCCCACGTTCGGGCAGATCCGGCGCACGCTGATGCTTAACATTCCCGTCGTGATACTGCTGTTCTCGCTGCCCTGGTTCGTCGGGATGGCTATCTACGCCATCTACTGGCACTGCGATCCGCTGAAGGCGAGCGTGATCGCCAAGATGGACGAGATACTGCCCTACTTTATGGTGGACCGGTTCGACAGTGTGCCCGGCGTGTGGGGCATCTTCGTGGGGACGCTGTTCAACGGAGCGCTCACGCTCAACATCTCCAACATTAACTCGCTGGCGACGGTGACGTGGGAGGACTTCCTGTCGCTCGTACCGGCGCTGCGCAAAAAGAGCGACACGCATCAGCTGAACGTGATCAAGCTCGTCGGCACGGTCTATGCGGTGGTGATCATGGGCGTCGGCTTCATCGTTGGGCTGCTGTCGGGCGTGATCGAATCGTCGATGCTGATCATCTCGGCCACCTCCGGACCACTGCTGGGGGTGTTTGTGCTGGCCATGTTCATTCCGTTCGCCAACTGGAAGGGAGCGGCGTTGGGCATGCTCGCGTCCCACCTGTCGATCCTGTGGATTGTGGTGGGCCGGTTGATCGAGAGCAATGTCAGTGAACCACTGCTGGACACTTCGATCGAGGGATGCTACGCGGATCTGATGGAGGCTCAGAAGAATGCCacgctgctggtggcggtTGCGCTCGAGGAGGGTGTGAATGCGGTGGAGACGAGCACGCTGCTGAATCGCATCTACTCGATCACGTACCTGTACTACGGTGTGTTCGGGACGGTGCTTACCGTGCTGGCGGGGGTTGTGGTCAGCTTGGCGACGTGGAGCAGTCACGATGTGTACAACATGAAGATGCTCCATCCGGCCGTCCGGTGGTTGTACTCGCGCTGCCCGTTCAGCGGCAAACACTTTGGTTCGTTCGAGGTAGCGGGGAAGGGCTATGGGGCGGGGATGAAGGAGGCGGTACCAAGGTGTTGA
- the LOC120895824 gene encoding sodium-coupled monocarboxylate transporter 1 isoform X1, giving the protein MKRFMARSFMDLIWDYAVFVVFIIFSTLYPLWGRFFGKKEKTKADYVFGLGTISMGAMMLSIARGTLGVRSVLGYPSELFYRGSAMWETLYGMVTAYPLVCFIFIPVYFNLGVTSVYQYLDLRFNSRLVRCLASGTYIVRSLLNLGVTVYTPTVAMNTVIGIPYWASLIGISAISIGFNLLGGLKAAITADVIQSVTMILISVGIIIQSMVTVGGFGEIFTIPANDGRLSFFNFTGDATVRVDTTSAWLGQLFMSLSIFGCQQNFVQRYLSMGTFKEVRRTLMSNIPVVIALFCLAWIVGMGVYAVYAVCDPMKAGYTNKMDEILPFFVEDKFAYLPGVLGIFMASLFNGALSLNVSNLNSLATVTWEDFLSHLPRYKGISDKQQLNVIKFIGSIYGVIVMGVGFSVGLLSGVIESSMLMTSATSGPLLGVFLLAMLVPIANWKGAACGMIVSHILTLWITFGSLTVSKEVVLLPTTIEGCTNDTFSSGITKPTKSWLLANTPLEVESEFPYFDTTTHAPLERTIGFPENIYSVSYMYYSLIGTFLTVAVGALVSVLTSHADDAYDRKLLHPFAYYCSKLFPGKERRYISNPDIRPKDVESADSGTKKSPLDELERDNHGFDTVSEQSGVTVVSVDPLPPKLDRPEVYRKTADPEADR; this is encoded by the exons ATGAAGCGTTTC ATGGCACGCAGCTTTATGGACCTGATCTGGGACTACGCGGTGTTCGTGGTGTTTATCATCTTCTCCACTCTGTACCCGCTGTGGGGCCGGTTTTTCGGCAAAAAGGAGAAAACCAAGGCGGACTATGTGTTCGGACTCGGGACGATATCGATGGGTGCGATGATGCTGTCGATCGCCCGCGGCACGCTGGGTGTACGGTCGGTGCTGGGCTACCCGAGCGAGCTGTTCTACCGCGGGTCGGCCATGTGGGAAACGCTGTACGGCATGGTGACCGCCTACCCGCTGGTGTGCTTCATCTTCATCCCGGTGTACTTCAATCTGGGCGTCACGTCCGTCTACCAGTATCTGGATCTGCGCTTCAACAGCCGGCTGGTGCGCTGTCTCGCGTCCGGTACGTACATCGTGCGCTCGCTGCTGAACCTGGGCGTCACGGTGTACACGCCGACGGTGGCCATGAACACGGTGATTGGGATTCCCTACTGGGCGTCTCTGATTGGCATTTCGGCCATCAGCATTGGGTTCAATCTGCTCGGCGGGCTGAAGGCGGCCATCACGGCAGACGTCATCCAGAGCGTGACGATGATCCTGATCTCGGTGGGCATTATCATCCAGTCGATGGTGACGGTGGGCGGGTTCGGGGAGATTTTCACCATTCCAGCCAATGATG GTCGTTTGAGCTTTTTCAACTTTACCGGCGATGCGACGGTGCGCGTCGATACGACGTCCGCCTGGCTCGGGCAGCTGTTCATGTCGCTGAGCATCTTCGGCTGCCAGCAGAACTTTGTGCAGCGCTACCTGAGCATGGGCACGTTCAAGGAGGTGCGGCGCACGCTGATGAGCAACATCCCGGTGGTGATTGCGCTGTTCTGTCTCGCGTGGATCGTCGGCATGGGCGTGTACGCGGTGTACGCCGTGTGCGATCCGATGAAGGCCGGCTACACCAACAAGATGGACGAGATCCTGCCGTTCTTCGTGGAGGACAAGTTCGCCTACCTGCCCGGTGTGCTCGGTATCTTCATGGCTTCCCTGTTTAACGGGGCGCTCAGCCTGAACGTGTCCAACCTGAACTCGCTCGCCACGGTCACGTGGGAGGACTTCCTGTCGCATCTGCCCCGGTACAAGGGCATCAGCGACAAGCAGCAGCTGAACGTGATCAAGTTCATCGGCTCGATCTACGGCGTGATCGTGATGGGCGTCGGCTTCTCGGTCGGGCTGCTGTCGGGCGTCATCGAGAGCAGCATGCTGATGACGTCGGCCACCTCGGGCCCGCTGTTGGGAGTGTTTCTGCTCGCGATGCTGGTCCCGATCGCCAACTGGAAGGGAGCCGCCTGCGGCATGATCGTGTCGCACATCCTCACGCTGTGGATAACGTTCGGCAGCTTGACCGTGTCCAAGGAGGTGGTACTGCTACCGACCACTATTGAG GGTTGCACAAATGACACCTTCTCTTCGGGCATCACAAAACCCACCAAATCCTGGCTGCTGGCAAACACCCCGCTCGAGGTAGAGTCAGAGTTTCCATACTTTGACACCACGACGCACGCGCCGCTCGAGCGGACGATCGGTTTCCCGGAAAATATCTACTCCGTCTCGTACATGTACTACAGCCTGATCGGCACCTTCCTTACCGTGGCGGTCGGTGCGCTGGTGAGCGTGCTGACGTCACACGCGGACGATGCGTACGACCGCAAGCTGCTGCACCCGTTCGCGTATTACTGCAGCAAGCTGTTCCCGGGCAAGGAGCGCCGGTACATCTCCAATCCCGACATTCGCCCGAAGGATGTGGAGTCGGCCGACAGTGGCACCAAGAAGTCGCCCCTCGACGAGCTGGAGCGTGACAACCACGGGTTCGACACGGTCTCGGAGCAGTCCGGTGTGACGGTGGTCAGTGTGGATCCGCTACCGCCCAAGCTGGACCGGCCCGAGGTGTACCGGAAGACGGCAGACCCCGAAGCTGATCGCTGA
- the LOC120895824 gene encoding sodium-coupled monocarboxylate transporter 1 isoform X2, with amino-acid sequence MLMARSFMDLIWDYAVFVVFIIFSTLYPLWGRFFGKKEKTKADYVFGLGTISMGAMMLSIARGTLGVRSVLGYPSELFYRGSAMWETLYGMVTAYPLVCFIFIPVYFNLGVTSVYQYLDLRFNSRLVRCLASGTYIVRSLLNLGVTVYTPTVAMNTVIGIPYWASLIGISAISIGFNLLGGLKAAITADVIQSVTMILISVGIIIQSMVTVGGFGEIFTIPANDGRLSFFNFTGDATVRVDTTSAWLGQLFMSLSIFGCQQNFVQRYLSMGTFKEVRRTLMSNIPVVIALFCLAWIVGMGVYAVYAVCDPMKAGYTNKMDEILPFFVEDKFAYLPGVLGIFMASLFNGALSLNVSNLNSLATVTWEDFLSHLPRYKGISDKQQLNVIKFIGSIYGVIVMGVGFSVGLLSGVIESSMLMTSATSGPLLGVFLLAMLVPIANWKGAACGMIVSHILTLWITFGSLTVSKEVVLLPTTIEGCTNDTFSSGITKPTKSWLLANTPLEVESEFPYFDTTTHAPLERTIGFPENIYSVSYMYYSLIGTFLTVAVGALVSVLTSHADDAYDRKLLHPFAYYCSKLFPGKERRYISNPDIRPKDVESADSGTKKSPLDELERDNHGFDTVSEQSGVTVVSVDPLPPKLDRPEVYRKTADPEADR; translated from the exons ATGCTG ATGGCACGCAGCTTTATGGACCTGATCTGGGACTACGCGGTGTTCGTGGTGTTTATCATCTTCTCCACTCTGTACCCGCTGTGGGGCCGGTTTTTCGGCAAAAAGGAGAAAACCAAGGCGGACTATGTGTTCGGACTCGGGACGATATCGATGGGTGCGATGATGCTGTCGATCGCCCGCGGCACGCTGGGTGTACGGTCGGTGCTGGGCTACCCGAGCGAGCTGTTCTACCGCGGGTCGGCCATGTGGGAAACGCTGTACGGCATGGTGACCGCCTACCCGCTGGTGTGCTTCATCTTCATCCCGGTGTACTTCAATCTGGGCGTCACGTCCGTCTACCAGTATCTGGATCTGCGCTTCAACAGCCGGCTGGTGCGCTGTCTCGCGTCCGGTACGTACATCGTGCGCTCGCTGCTGAACCTGGGCGTCACGGTGTACACGCCGACGGTGGCCATGAACACGGTGATTGGGATTCCCTACTGGGCGTCTCTGATTGGCATTTCGGCCATCAGCATTGGGTTCAATCTGCTCGGCGGGCTGAAGGCGGCCATCACGGCAGACGTCATCCAGAGCGTGACGATGATCCTGATCTCGGTGGGCATTATCATCCAGTCGATGGTGACGGTGGGCGGGTTCGGGGAGATTTTCACCATTCCAGCCAATGATG GTCGTTTGAGCTTTTTCAACTTTACCGGCGATGCGACGGTGCGCGTCGATACGACGTCCGCCTGGCTCGGGCAGCTGTTCATGTCGCTGAGCATCTTCGGCTGCCAGCAGAACTTTGTGCAGCGCTACCTGAGCATGGGCACGTTCAAGGAGGTGCGGCGCACGCTGATGAGCAACATCCCGGTGGTGATTGCGCTGTTCTGTCTCGCGTGGATCGTCGGCATGGGCGTGTACGCGGTGTACGCCGTGTGCGATCCGATGAAGGCCGGCTACACCAACAAGATGGACGAGATCCTGCCGTTCTTCGTGGAGGACAAGTTCGCCTACCTGCCCGGTGTGCTCGGTATCTTCATGGCTTCCCTGTTTAACGGGGCGCTCAGCCTGAACGTGTCCAACCTGAACTCGCTCGCCACGGTCACGTGGGAGGACTTCCTGTCGCATCTGCCCCGGTACAAGGGCATCAGCGACAAGCAGCAGCTGAACGTGATCAAGTTCATCGGCTCGATCTACGGCGTGATCGTGATGGGCGTCGGCTTCTCGGTCGGGCTGCTGTCGGGCGTCATCGAGAGCAGCATGCTGATGACGTCGGCCACCTCGGGCCCGCTGTTGGGAGTGTTTCTGCTCGCGATGCTGGTCCCGATCGCCAACTGGAAGGGAGCCGCCTGCGGCATGATCGTGTCGCACATCCTCACGCTGTGGATAACGTTCGGCAGCTTGACCGTGTCCAAGGAGGTGGTACTGCTACCGACCACTATTGAG GGTTGCACAAATGACACCTTCTCTTCGGGCATCACAAAACCCACCAAATCCTGGCTGCTGGCAAACACCCCGCTCGAGGTAGAGTCAGAGTTTCCATACTTTGACACCACGACGCACGCGCCGCTCGAGCGGACGATCGGTTTCCCGGAAAATATCTACTCCGTCTCGTACATGTACTACAGCCTGATCGGCACCTTCCTTACCGTGGCGGTCGGTGCGCTGGTGAGCGTGCTGACGTCACACGCGGACGATGCGTACGACCGCAAGCTGCTGCACCCGTTCGCGTATTACTGCAGCAAGCTGTTCCCGGGCAAGGAGCGCCGGTACATCTCCAATCCCGACATTCGCCCGAAGGATGTGGAGTCGGCCGACAGTGGCACCAAGAAGTCGCCCCTCGACGAGCTGGAGCGTGACAACCACGGGTTCGACACGGTCTCGGAGCAGTCCGGTGTGACGGTGGTCAGTGTGGATCCGCTACCGCCCAAGCTGGACCGGCCCGAGGTGTACCGGAAGACGGCAGACCCCGAAGCTGATCGCTGA